The region GCGCGTTAGGATGACGCACCAGCGCCATAAATTTTTCACGCGCTTCGGGAATCGAGTGTAGGAAGCGATTCAAACGACGTCTTGCGGTACGCAATTGGCGCATAGTCGTGGGGGCAACGCCTTCAATCGATGAGTCGTTGGCCATGTGCAAAAACATATCGAGGATCGTTTCGGGACGTGCTTGAAATAGCGCTGGTTTACGCGCTTCAATCAGATTGCCACGACGCTGAAAATCGTCATCAATAATTTGTGGTTCATCTTCTTCGCCATTATTGAGGATTGCTTGGTCAAACAACATAAGCAGCATGCGATTCAGCTCTACCACGCGACGCAAGGTGCGGTAGAACTCTTTCATCATCATCTCAACAGGGCGGTTAGCTTCACCAGTAAAGCCGAGATGTTCCGCGACCTGAGCTTGATGGGCAAAAGTGAGGCGGTTGTCGTAGCGTTTGAGTTCTAGGTGCAATGCAAAACGCACGCGCCACAGAAAGTCCTGACATTCGAGCAACTCTCGGTATTCGGCATCGGTCAAAAAGCCAAAGCGACTCATTTCATAAAGCGACGTTGCGCCAAAGTGGCGACGAGCAACCCAGCTTAGCGTATGAATATCGCGTAAGCCCCCAGGAGTGGATTTTATGTCCGGTTCTAAGTTGTATGTGGTGTCGTGATAACGAGCATGACGTTCACGCTGCTCTTGAATTTTGGCGCGGTAAAAGGTTTCGCTTGGCCAAAAAGATTCCGACAGAATGACCATTTTGAGGCGATGAAAAGTATCTGCGCAGCCACACAGCAGACGAGCTTCTTGTAAGTTGGTGGCGACAGTCAAATCTTCACTGCCGATCTCGGCACATTGAGTCACGGTACGCACCGCATGACCTACCTCAAGACGCAAATCCCAAAGGAAGGTAATGAATTCACTGATCTTATGGGCTAGCTCTTCGGGCAGTGGTTGTTGTGAAACCACCAAAATGTCGATGTCGGACAGCGGATGCAATTCACCACGGCCGTAGCCACCTACCGCAACAAGGGCAATCTCTTCTATGCGGTCAAAATGGTAGTAATTCCATAGACGCTGTAACAGCTCATCCATGTAATAAGAGCGACCGTGGACCAAATCGGCAATCGGTTCACGCAGTAAAAATTGTTCTTTCTGATAAGCAGCGAATATCTCAAGCTGCTTTTTGATCTCAGGTAGCGTTAATTGCTCATCCTGAAAAGTTTTGGGGGATTGAAAAGGCATAACTGCATTCCATGCGAGTAGATTCCAACTGGATCTGACTGTAGCAGATTGGCACAGATAAAAAAATATCCCAGCTAGGCTGGGATACGGATAGAAGTAGAAAAGTGCTTAAGCGTTATGGAAATGACGAGGAATGGTTTCGTCTTTACGTAACGTTAGAATTTCACAACCATCTTTGGTTACCAGTAGGGTATGTTCCCACTGTGCTGAATTTTTGCCATCAGCGGTGTAAACCGTCCAATCGTCTTCTTCATCTAGGCGACAACCGAATTTACCAGCGTTAATCATAGGTTCGATGGTAAAAATCATACCTTCACGAAGGATTGTACGATCGTTATTACGGTAGTGAACCACTTGAGGCTCTTCATGGAAGCCAGCGCCCACACCATGACCACAGTAGTCACGAACGATAGAGAATTTCATCGTTGGGTTGTTTTTGTTGTTGGTCTTGATGTGTTTTTCAATCGCAGTACCAATTTCACCGAGTTGAGCACCCGGTTTCACTTTTTTCAGTGCAATGTACAAACACTCTTGAGCAACAAAGCATAGACGTTTGTCGGCTGGTGTAACTTCGCCAACCAAGAACATTTTTGAAGTATCACCGTGGTAGCCATCTTTGATGACAGTGATGTCGATGTTCATGATGTCGCCATCTTTCAGTACAGCTGGGCGTACATAAGGGCCGTATTCGCCATCTTGTGTTGCGGGAATACCGTGGCACACAATATGGTTAATCGAAGTACAGATAGATTTAGGGAAACCGTGGTAGTTAAGTGGTGCTGGAATCGCATTCTGAACTTCAGTGATGTATTTGTGGCAAATTTGATCCAACTCTTCAGTGGTTACACCAGGTTTTACATACGGTTCAATCATTTCCAGCACTTCAGCTGCCAAACGGCCAGCGACGCGCATTTTTTCAATTTCTTCAGCGTTCTTAATGATTACAGACATCGGCTTTCTCAATTCGTATTCGAGCACGGGTATGTGCGATGGGCAACATTGTAACAGCCGAGCGATGAAGCGCAATAATCCAATTAATACGAATAAGAATATCTCTCACTCATGGGGTCTTCACAATTGGAAAAGTCATTTTTTACTAGCCATAACAGGGCAAAATATGGTATAAAGCGCGCCGAACTCTAGGTCTGTTTTCTTCAAATATGGCGAAGCAGAGTTAGTGTTTAAACTTAACTTTTAATTTCACACACATTCCGTCACGTGTTCCGGGGTGCCCTTTAGTGGGTCGGATGCATGGGGAGTGTGGAGGCCTAACCCCATAGAGGATTATATAATGGCAACTGTATCAATGCGCGATATGCTAAAAGCTGGTGTTCACTTCGGTCACCAAACTCGTTACTGGAACCCAAAAATGAAGCCATTCATTTTCGGCGCTCGTAACCGCGTGCATATCATCAACCTAGAAAAAACTGTACCAATGTTCAACGAAGCTCTAGCTGAGCTAGTTAAAGTTGGCGAGAAAAAAGGTAAAGTTCTTTTCGTTGGTACTAAACGCGCTGCATCTGAAGCTGTTAAAGAAGCTGCTATCGCTAGCAACCAATTCTACGTTAACAACCGCTGGTTGGGCGGTATGCTGACTAACTGGAAAACTGTTCGTCAATCAATCAAACGTCTGAAAGATCTAGAAACTCAATCTACTGACGGTACTTTTGACAAACTAACTAAGAAAGAAGCTCTAATGCGTACTCGCGAAATGGAGAAGCTAGAGAAATCTCTTGGTGGTATTAAAGACATGGGCGGTCTTCCAGATGCTCTATTCGTAATCGACGCTGATCACGAGCACATCGCTGTTAAAGAAGCAAACAACCTAGGTATTCCAGTATTCGCAGTTGTTGATACTAACTCTAACCCAGACGGTATCGACTACATCATCCCAGGTAACGACGACGCAATCCGCGCTGTTCAACTTTACCTGAACGCAGCTGCTGAATCTGTAAACGAAGGCCGCAACAAAGACGTTGCAGCAATCGCTGAAAAAGACGGTTTCGTAGAAGCTGAATAATAGCGGCTCTAAGTCACACTTAGTTTGCACTGTCATCAAGGTGTCATTGTAGATTAAGTTATAGTTAGCATTGGGGGCCGAAAATGTAGGCCCCTAATTTTTACCAACTCCAGAATTAAACTGAGGAATAGAGAATGGCTGTTACTGCTGCTCTAGTAAAAGAACTGCGCGACCGTACTGGCGCAGGTATGATGGAATGTAAGAAAGCACTTGTTGAAACTGACGGTGACATCGAGCTAGCGATCGAAAACATGCGTAAAAGCGGCGCTGCTAAAGCGGCTAAAAAAGCGGGTAACATCGCTGCTGAAGGCACTATCATTATCAAAGAAGGCGAAGGTTTCACTGCTCTAGTTGAAATCAACTGCCAAACTGACTTCGTTGCTAAAGACTCAGGCTTCAAAGCATTTGCTGAAGAAGTTGCAACTGTAGCTGCTCAAGAAAAAGTAACTATCGAAGAACTTCAAGCTAAATTTGAAGAAATCCGTGTTGCTCTAGTAGCTAAAATCGGCGAAAACATCAACATCCGTCGCGTATCATACATCGATGGCGCACACGTAGCTTCTTACCGTCACGGCGAGAAAATCGGTGTTGTTGTTGCTGGTGAAGGCGATGAAGAAACTCTTAAACACGTTGCAATGCACGTTGCTGCATCTCGTCCAGAGTTCCTAAACCCATCTGACGTTCCTGCTGAAGTTGTTGAGAAAGAAAAACAAGTTCAAATCGAAATCGCGATGAACGAAGGTAAACCAGCTGAAATCGCAGAGAAAATGGTTATCGGCCGTATGAATAAATTCACTGGCGAAATCTCTCTGACTGGTCAACCATTCATCATGGAACCTAAGAAAACTGTTGGCGACGTGCTTAAAGAAGCAGGCGTTACAGTATCTGCATTCATCCGCCTAGAAGTGGGTGAAGGTATCGAGAAGAAAGAAGCAATGAGCTTTGCTGAAGAAGTTGCAGCGGCACAACGCGGCTAATTCTTAGCGATATTGCTTAAATAAAGACCGTAGCTCAGGCTGCGGTCTTTTCACGACTATCGGTCGGTTAGCTGTGACGAATTGGTTCTAAACAAGGAAGTCTCCGGTTTAGAATTTATTCTTGATTGTTAATTAATTAACCACTCTTTGAAAGGTAAGATCCATGACAACGAACCCTAAACCAGCATATCAACGGATTTTGTTAAAACTTAGCGGTGAAGCTCTGCAAGGTGAAGAAGGTTTTGGTATTGACCCAACCGTTCTTGACCGCATGGCTCAAGAGATTAAAGAACTGGTGGAACTTGGGGTTCAAGTTGGTGTTGTCATCGGTGGCGGTAACTTATTCCGTGGTGCTGGTCTTGCAAAAAATGGCATGAACCGAGTTGTTGGTGACCATATGGGTATGCTAGCAACAGTAATGAATGGTCTTGCTATGCGTGATGCACTGCACCGTGCTTATGTTAACGCTCGTGTGATGTCTGCTATTCCTTTGAATGGCGTATGTGATGACTACAACTGGGCTGAAGCTATCAGCCAACTACGTGATGGTCGCGTGGTGATTTTCTCTGCAGGTACAGGTAACCCATTCTTCACAACCGATTCTGCTGCGTGTCTACGTGGTATCGAAATCGAGGCGGATGTTGTATTGAAAGCAACAAAAGTTGATGGAGTTTACAGTGCTGACCCTGTAGCCAACCCAGACGCACAACTGTATGATAAGCTTGCTTATAATGATGTGCTAGATAAAGAGCTGAAAGTGATGGACTTGGCAGCATTTACGCTGGCTCGCGATCACTCTATGCCAATTCGTGTTTTCAACATGAACAAACCTGGCGCATTGCGCCGCGTTGTAATGGGTGAAGCCGAAGGCACGCTAATCAGCGCTTAAGTATAATCACTCTCGAGATGAAAAAAAATTAAGGTGATATCGTGATTAATGAGATCAAAAAAGACGCTCAAGAGCGCATGGACAAAAGCGTTGAAGCGCTGAAGGCCAACCTGACTAAGGTTCGTACTGGTCGTGCACACCCAAGTCTTCTTTCTGGTATTTCTGTAGATTACTACGGAGCTCCAACACCGCTAAACCAAGTAGCAAACGTTGTTGCAGAAGATGCTCGTACTCTAGCAATCACAGTATTCGACCGTGACCTGACACAGAAAGTTGAAAAAGCGATCATGATGTCAGATCTAGGTTTGAACCCAATGTCTGCGGGTACCGTTATCCGCGTTCCACTTCCACCGCTAACTGAAGAACGTCGTCGCGATTTGGTTAAAATCGTACGTGGTGAAGCGGAAGGTGGTCGTGTTGCAGTACGTAACATTCGCCGTGATGCAAACAGCGACCTAAAAAATGCGCTTAAAGACAAAGAGATCTCTGAAGATGAAGATCGTAAAGCGCAAGAAGATATCCAAAAACTGACTGATGCAGCGATTAAACGAATCGACGATATTCTTGCTGCAAAAGAAAAAGAGTTGATGGACGTCTAATAATTCTAATAATTAAATGAAATAAAACGCTGTGCTCACAGCTCAGCGTTTTTTTTCGTTACTATCTACGTCTTTTGGTATTAAACATAATAAACAATGCAAGATTCACAACTCTCTTCTGAGGTGCTACCTCAACACATTGCCATCATCATGGATGGTAACGGCCGTTGGGCAAAGGAACGCGGTAAGCCGCGGGTTTTTGGCCATAAAAAAGGAGTGGATGCAGTACGCAAAACCATCTCTACCGCGGCAAAATTGGGTATCAAGGCAGTGACTCTTTTCGCTTTCAGTAGCGAGAACTGGCGACGTCCAGAAGATGAAGTAGGGTTGCTGATGGAGCTGTTTATCACAGTCTTGTCATCAGAGGTCAAACGACTTCATAAGAATAATCTACGCTTACGTATTATTGGTGATGTCACCCGTTTTAACCCTCGTTTGCAACGTAAAATTGAACAAGCTGAAGAACTGACTCGTAATAATACTGGGATGGTCCTTAATGTGGCGGCGAATTACGGTGGTAAATGGGATATTACGCAAGCAGCAAAAAAACTTGCTCAGCAGGTGGCGGCTGGGGACTTAAACCCTGACGACATCGATGAGAGCAAAATGGCTCAGTTTATTTCAATGGCCGATCTACCTGATGTTGATCTGCTCATCCGTACCAGTGGTGAATGTCGTATCAGTAACTTTTTGTTATGGCAATTGGCATACGCTGAGATGTACTTTACGCCAGTTTATTGGCCAGAATTTGGTGAAGATAGCCTAGTTGAAGCTATCTCTTGGTTTGTGAACCGTGAACGACGCTTTGGTTGTACTGGGGAACAGATTAAGGCCTTAATGGAAAAATAATAAAATAGGATCCTAAGTTTGAAGCAGAGAATTATCACAGCGCTCATACTTGCCCCTCTCGTTATCTTGGGCATTCTTTATTTGCCCCTTGCTTGGTTTCTTTTCGCATTAGCGGTGATTACACTAATCGGTTTCTGGGAATGGACGCAATTTGTTAATGCTAAATCTCGTCATTTGGCGTTAATTCCTTCACTCGTCGTTGGAGCAGCAAGTTTCGCTTGGTTGCATCCCGATATGAACTCTCTGAATCATTTGACCTCTGCCCATTACTCCTTTTTGCTTGTCGGCACTTTATGGTGGGTCGCATCCAGTTATTTGGCCATCACTTACCCAAAGTCTCGCCCATGGTGGGAAAATAGTCGGGTATTGCGCCATATTTTCGGCTTGCTTACACTACTGCCATTCTATTGGAGTGTGGTTTGCCTGCGCGCAGAATCGATGGATATCGATGCGTTACATGGAGCGAAATTGGTTCTGTTTGTGTGTTTGATCGTTTGGTCTGCAGACAGTGGCGCTTACTTTGCTGGTAAACGCTTTGGTAAACGCAAAATGGCTCCTGCCGTTAGCCCAAATAAGACCATCGAAGGTTTGATGGGGGGTATGGTGATTTCTGTTGTGGTTGGCGGTGTTGTGGCCAGCTGCTTTGAATTGCACTTTAGTTCAGCGTTAATGATGTACGTCACCATCTTGTGTACCGCCGGTATTTCGGTATTGGGCGACTTGGTTGAGAGTATGTTTAAACGCGTCTCCAACATTAAAGACAGTAGTCATATCATTCCTGGACACGGTGGTATTTTGGACCGCATCGACAGTCTTACGGCTGCCTTCCCAGTCTTTGCGTTTCTGTATTTCTTTTTCTAATTGAGCGGACAAGCCTAGTGCTTGTCCGTTTTATCTAACAACGGTTTTAGCTATGCGTAAGTTAACGATTCTTGGTGCAACAGGTTCTATTGGTGCGAGCACATTGAAAGTGGTCGCTGAAAACAAAGAGCAGTTTGAAGTGTTTGCTCTGGCAGCCGGAAGAAACGTAGCCAAAATGCGCTCGTTATGCGAAACATGGCGACCGACCTACGCAGTTATGGCTACGGCTGACGCTGCTCAAGAATTGCAAGTTGAACTTAGCAAAGCGAACATCGCAACTGACGTGCTTTATGGTGAAGAGGCCATGTGCCAAGTGGCATCTTGTGCTGAAGTTGACACCGTTATGGCAGCGATCGTGGGCGCGGCAGGTTTAGTACCTACCATGGCAGCAGTAAAAGCGGGTAAACGTATTTTACTGGCTAACAAAGAAGCCTTGGTAATGTCTGGTCAACTGTTTATCGATGCGGTTGAGCAGTATGGCGCTGAACTGTTACCAGTTGATAGCGAACACAATGCGATTTTTCAATGTCTGCCAACTGAAGTTCAAACCAAAATGGGACGCTGTGATTTAGCAGGCGCTGGTGTTTCACACATTATTTTGACCGGTTCTGGTGGCCCATTTCGTTATACCGACGTAAGTGAACTTGCTGCGGTGACTCCAGCACAAGCTATTGCGCATCCTAACTGGTCAATGGGACCTAAAATTTCAGTCGATTCAGCCACTATGATGAATAAGGGCCTTGAGTACATAGAAGCTCGTTGGTTGTTTAATGCGGCAAAAGATCAGCTTAAAGTGTTGATTCACCCTCAATCAGTGATTCACTCCATGGTGCAATATCTCGATGGTTCGGTAATGGCGCAGTTGGGTGAGCCTGATATGGCTACACCTATCTCGGTGACAATGAACTATCCAACACGCATTAAAGCCGGCGTTCGTCCGCTTGATTTTACCCAAATCAGTGAGCTGACCTTTATGGCTCCTGATTTTTCGCGTTACCCATGTTTGAGTTTAGCGATCGATGCTTGTTACCTTGGTCAACATGCGACAACGTCTCTTAACGCTGCTAATGAAATGGCAGTGGACGCATTTCTTAAAGGCCATATTCGTTTTACGGACATTGCGCGTATCAATGAAAGCACATTGTCAAAAGTGTGCGCGACAAATACTTCGTTACATAGCTATGACTTGGAAAGCTTACTTGAGCTAGATACAATGGCTCGCAAACAAGCTAGCCAAATTATAAAAGAGCGTATGTTATGACCGGCATAATATGGAATTTATTTGCTTTCATTGTAGCCCTAGGTGTTTTGGTTGCAGTTCATGAATTTGGCCACTTTTGGGTGGCAAGACGCTGCGGAATCAAAGTCGAAAAGTTTTCCATCGGTTTTGGCAAGTCGCTTTGGCAACGCGTGGGTAAAGATGGTACCCAATACAGCATTGCTGCTATTCCTCTTGGTGGTTATGTCAAAATGCTCGATGGGCGTGTGGACGACATTCCCGCTGAGCTTCAAGGTCAAGCGTTTGACCAAAAGACCTTATGGCAACGTGCTGCGGTTGTTGCGGCAGGTCCTGTATTTAACTTCCTTTTCGCTATCATTGCCTACTGGTTAGTGTTCACTATTGGTGTTCCAACCGTAAAGCCAGTGATTGGTGACGTTTCCTCTTATTCGATTGCTGCAGACGCAGGCCTTGAGTCTGGTATGGAGATTTTGGATGTCTCTGGTACTCGTACGCCGGACTGGGAAAGCGTCAACATGGAATTGGCGTCGCATATTGGCGATGACAGCTTAACTTTGACCGTCACTTCTCCAGAAGGTGTCGGACTGCAAGAAATAAAAACTTTAAATCTATCTACTTGGAACTTTGACCCTGAATCAGAGTCTGCTATGGGAGCGCTTGGATTTAAGCCTTTTACTCCTGAGATTTCGATGACGTTAGTGAACGTTGCGAAAGACGGAGCAGGGGAAAAAGCAGGGCTTAAAGTGGGCGACGAGCTGCAGTTTATGGGTGGACAAAAAATCACTCAATGGCAGCAAGTGGTCAATAGTATTCAGAATCATCCTGGCGAACCTATTACGGTAGACGTGTTACGCCAAGGAGAGCCTGTCTCTTTGATTTTAACGCCAGAGCGTAAAGATCTTGGTAAAGGTAAAGTGATTGGATTTGCTGGAATTGCTCCTAAAGTCGCAGATTGGCCTTCAGATTATCGATTTGAACTTCAATTTGGTGTATTTGAGTCTTTCAGTAAAGCAGTTGATAAAACGGGACAAATCATTGGTTTAACCGTTAGTATGCTTAAAAAACTGCTGGTCGGTGATGTTGGGTTAAATAACCTAAGTGGGCCTATCTCTATTGCGAAAGGAGCGGGTGCCACTGCCGATTACGGATTGGTGTACTTCTTAGGGTTCTTAGCACTGATCAGTGTGAACCTTGGCATTATTAACCTTGTCCCATTACCAATGCTCGATGGAGGACACCTGTTGTTCTTTGCTATTGAAGCTGTGATTCGTCGTCCTGTGCCAGAGAAGGTGCAGGAGATGGGATACCGCATTGGTGGAGCCATCATTTTCTCTTTAATGGCCGTGGCAATATTTAACGATTTTACTCGCCTGTGATTTTAAGCATTGGGCAAGGGTTGTAGTAAGGAATAACTCATAGAACTATGGCGATGAAAAAGATCCTCCTCGCGACAATGCTCGCAACAAGCGTGTCAGCGAACGGTGCCGAAAACTTTGTTGTAAAGGATATCCAGATTGAAGGTTTACAGCGTGTAGCACTGGGTGCCGCGTTGTTGAAAATGCCTGTCCGTGTTGGAGATACCGTAGACTCACAAGATATCGCAGACATTATTCAGTCATTGTATGCCTCTGGTAACTTTGAAAATGTCAAAGTAATGCGCGATGGTTCTGCTTTAGTCGTTCAAGTGAAAGAGCGTCCTACGATTGCTAGTGTTTCTTTTTCTGGCAATAAAGCGATTAAAGAAGAGCAACTCAAGCAAAACCTAGATGCGTCTAATATTCGCGTAGGTGAAGCCTTAGATCGTACTAAGCTCACTAACATCGAAAAAGGCTTAGAAGATTTCTACTACAGCGTGGGTAAATATAACGCGACAGTAAAAGCGGTTGTGACCCCTTTACCGCGTAACCGTGCTGACCTGAAATTTGTCTTCACTGAAGGTGTTTCCGCCAAAATCAAACAGATCAACTTTATCGGTAACCATGTGTTTAGTGATAAAGACCTGCTGAGTAAATTTGATTTAAATGCCGACGTTTCTTGGTGGAACTTCCTCTCTAGCGACAAATATCAAAAACAAGTACTGGCTGGCGATTTAGAAAAGCTGAAAACTTTTTATCTGGACCGTGGCTACCTGAAATTCAAAGTGGAATCGACGGAAGTCTCTATCTCTCCAGATAAGAAAGGGGTTTATATAACTCTGAATATCAACGAAGGTAAACCGTATACGGTGAAATCTGTTGATTTTAAAGGTGATTTACTTGGCAAAGAAGATGAGTTTAAAGCGCTAGTTGATTTCGATATGGGCAGTACCTACAAAGGTTCTGCTGTGACTGCGTTAGAAGAGAACGTGAAAAAAGTACTGGGTGAGGCGGGTTATGCGTATCCTCAAGTGCGTACCGTTCCAACTTTCGATGACGAAAAACAAGAAGTGTCTTTGACGGTACAAATTGACCCAGGCAAGCGTATGTATGTACGCGATATTCGCTTTATGGGTAACACGGTAACGAAAGATGAAGTGTTGCGTCGTGAAATGCGCCAAATGGAAGGTAGCTGGCTTAACTCTAAATCAGTTGAGTTGGGTAAAACTCGTCTAAACCGTCTTGGCTTCTTCGAAACCGTCGATGTTCAAACTGAGCGCGTTCCTGGCACCGATGACCAAGTTGACGTGGTCTACAAGGTAAAAGAAGCCAACTCAGGTAGCATTAACTTTGGTGTCGGTTACGGTACTGAATCTGGTGTGAGCTTCCAAGTTGGTTTAACGCAAGATAACTTCTTGGGTAGTGGTAACCGAGTTAGTATCAGTGCCACAACCAATGATTACCAACAAAACATTACTCTGGAATACAAAGACCCATACTGGACCTTAGATGGTGTGAGTTTGGGTGGTAAAGTCTTCCTGAATAAATTTGAAGCATCTGATGCGGGCATCGTCGACTACGACAACACCAGCTATGGTGTGAACTTTACATGGGGCTTCCCGTTTGACGAACTGAATCGTTTTGAGTTCGGCGTTGGGTATACTCACAGTAAAATCGGTAACTTGAAACCTTATCTGCAAGTTGAACAGTTCCTTAAAGCACAATCAGGTAACCTGAATTCCGACGGTAGTTTGGAAACGGATGATTACGATGTGAGTGTGGCTTGGACACGTAATAACCTTAACAAAGGTTACTTCCCAACCGCGGGTAACTACCAACGTGCATACTATGATATGACCGTTCCTGGTTCAGATGCCTTGTACTTCAAGATGCAATATGATGTGCGTCAGTACATTCCTCTGACCAAAAAAGAAGATTTCACCCTATTGCTACGTGGTCGTCTAGGCTATGGTAACGGCTACGGCCAAACGGATGGCCAAGATAACCTCTATCCATTCTATGAAAACTTCTATGCTGGTGGTTTCTCTACACTGCGCGGATTTAGCTCTAACACGGCGGGTCCAAAAGCGGTGTACCGTAGTTATGCCGACTCAAACAACGGTACCGATATTGCAACAGATGAATCTGTTGGTGGTAACGCAACTTGGCTAGCAAGTGCTGAGTTGATTGTACCTACACCATTTGCGTCGGAAGAGGTACAAAGCCAAATTCGAACCAGTGTCTTCTTCGATATGGCGAGTGTTTGGGATACCGAATTCCACTATAATGGTGACGTTTCATATGGCGATAAGTATTATTATGACTACTCAGACCCAATGAACTACCGTTCATCTTACGGTATGGCGTTACAGTGGATGTCACCAATGGGACCTTTGGTCTTCTCGGTAGCGAAACCTGTTAAAAAATATGAAGGTGATGACGAAGAATTCTTTACCTTTACCATCGGGAAAACCTTTTAATATAGGACTATATTTTGAAAAGTATCTTCAAAGCGGCTGGTGTCAGCCTTGTTATTCTTAGCTCATCATTTTTTGCCAATGCAGCACAAGCAGCTCAAAAAGTAGGCTTTATTAATACAGCCCAAGTTTTTCAGGCGCTTCCTCAACGTGAAGTGGTACTTCAAAAACTTCAATCTGAGTTTAAAGACAAAGCGGATGAGCTAAAAAGCATTCAAGAACAAGCTAAAGACAAAATGGAAAAGCTAAAACGTGATTCTTCTCTTATGAGCCAAGATGACGTTGAGAAGCTACGTATTGAAATTGGTCAACTTGAAAGCAAATACAAGATCAAAGCTCAAGCGTTAGATCAAGCATCAAAACGCCGTGAAGCAGAAGAAAAACAGAAACTATTCCAAATCATTCAGGATGCTGTGAAGAAAGTGGCTGAGAAAGACGGCTATGACATGATCGTTGATGCTGGTGCTCTGCAGTACGCGAAGCCTCAATACAACATCTCTGAAGAAGTGATTAAATCTATTAAGTAATTGTTATTATGACCACACTAACTTTAGCCGAATTGGCAAAAATTACCGGGGGTGAGCTGTTTGGCGATCACTCTGCGGTTGTGACAGCTGTAGCACCTATGGACAAAGCGCAAGAGGGGCATGTGACCTTCTTGTCTAATCCTAAATACAGTAAACACCTTGCAGCATGTAAAGCAACGGTCATCATGGTAAAAGCGTCTGAGCGTGAACTTTGTCCGGCCAATGCATTGGTGGTGGCAGACCCTTACGTTGCTTTTGCCCGCGTAACTCAAGCGCTAGATACGACACCTGCTCCTGCGGTGGAAATTGCGCCATCAGCGGTTATCGCTAAGGATGCTAAGTTAGGTAAAAATGTTGCGGTTGGCGCAAATGCAGTGATTGAATCTGGCGTTGAGCTAGGTGATAACGCGGTGATTGGCGCTGGTTGCTTCATTGGTAAGAACGCAAAAATTGGTCAAAACACCAAGTTGTGGGCAAACGTATCGGTTTACCACAACGTGGTGATTGGTGATCACTGTCTGGTTCAATCAGGCACGGTTATCGGTTCTGACGGTTTCGGTTACGCAAACGAAAAAGGTGAGTGGATCAAGATTCCTCAACTT is a window of Vibrio porteresiae DSM 19223 DNA encoding:
- a CDS encoding phosphatidate cytidylyltransferase; amino-acid sequence: MKQRIITALILAPLVILGILYLPLAWFLFALAVITLIGFWEWTQFVNAKSRHLALIPSLVVGAASFAWLHPDMNSLNHLTSAHYSFLLVGTLWWVASSYLAITYPKSRPWWENSRVLRHIFGLLTLLPFYWSVVCLRAESMDIDALHGAKLVLFVCLIVWSADSGAYFAGKRFGKRKMAPAVSPNKTIEGLMGGMVISVVVGGVVASCFELHFSSALMMYVTILCTAGISVLGDLVESMFKRVSNIKDSSHIIPGHGGILDRIDSLTAAFPVFAFLYFFF
- the tsf gene encoding translation elongation factor Ts: MAVTAALVKELRDRTGAGMMECKKALVETDGDIELAIENMRKSGAAKAAKKAGNIAAEGTIIIKEGEGFTALVEINCQTDFVAKDSGFKAFAEEVATVAAQEKVTIEELQAKFEEIRVALVAKIGENINIRRVSYIDGAHVASYRHGEKIGVVVAGEGDEETLKHVAMHVAASRPEFLNPSDVPAEVVEKEKQVQIEIAMNEGKPAEIAEKMVIGRMNKFTGEISLTGQPFIMEPKKTVGDVLKEAGVTVSAFIRLEVGEGIEKKEAMSFAEEVAAAQRG
- the pyrH gene encoding UMP kinase: MTTNPKPAYQRILLKLSGEALQGEEGFGIDPTVLDRMAQEIKELVELGVQVGVVIGGGNLFRGAGLAKNGMNRVVGDHMGMLATVMNGLAMRDALHRAYVNARVMSAIPLNGVCDDYNWAEAISQLRDGRVVIFSAGTGNPFFTTDSAACLRGIEIEADVVLKATKVDGVYSADPVANPDAQLYDKLAYNDVLDKELKVMDLAAFTLARDHSMPIRVFNMNKPGALRRVVMGEAEGTLISA
- the map gene encoding type I methionyl aminopeptidase; this translates as MSVIIKNAEEIEKMRVAGRLAAEVLEMIEPYVKPGVTTEELDQICHKYITEVQNAIPAPLNYHGFPKSICTSINHIVCHGIPATQDGEYGPYVRPAVLKDGDIMNIDITVIKDGYHGDTSKMFLVGEVTPADKRLCFVAQECLYIALKKVKPGAQLGEIGTAIEKHIKTNNKNNPTMKFSIVRDYCGHGVGAGFHEEPQVVHYRNNDRTILREGMIFTIEPMINAGKFGCRLDEEDDWTVYTADGKNSAQWEHTLLVTKDGCEILTLRKDETIPRHFHNA
- a CDS encoding isoprenyl transferase, with the protein product MQDSQLSSEVLPQHIAIIMDGNGRWAKERGKPRVFGHKKGVDAVRKTISTAAKLGIKAVTLFAFSSENWRRPEDEVGLLMELFITVLSSEVKRLHKNNLRLRIIGDVTRFNPRLQRKIEQAEELTRNNTGMVLNVAANYGGKWDITQAAKKLAQQVAAGDLNPDDIDESKMAQFISMADLPDVDLLIRTSGECRISNFLLWQLAYAEMYFTPVYWPEFGEDSLVEAISWFVNRERRFGCTGEQIKALMEK
- the rpsB gene encoding 30S ribosomal protein S2, which produces MATVSMRDMLKAGVHFGHQTRYWNPKMKPFIFGARNRVHIINLEKTVPMFNEALAELVKVGEKKGKVLFVGTKRAASEAVKEAAIASNQFYVNNRWLGGMLTNWKTVRQSIKRLKDLETQSTDGTFDKLTKKEALMRTREMEKLEKSLGGIKDMGGLPDALFVIDADHEHIAVKEANNLGIPVFAVVDTNSNPDGIDYIIPGNDDAIRAVQLYLNAAAESVNEGRNKDVAAIAEKDGFVEAE
- the frr gene encoding ribosome recycling factor, with protein sequence MINEIKKDAQERMDKSVEALKANLTKVRTGRAHPSLLSGISVDYYGAPTPLNQVANVVAEDARTLAITVFDRDLTQKVEKAIMMSDLGLNPMSAGTVIRVPLPPLTEERRRDLVKIVRGEAEGGRVAVRNIRRDANSDLKNALKDKEISEDEDRKAQEDIQKLTDAAIKRIDDILAAKEKELMDV